The genomic stretch CCACCGCACCGGCGGCCATCCACTGTTTCAGCGATGGCACTTTATGCCCGCGCAGCAGTAAAAACGTGAACATAATGCATCCGGCAACAAAGAAGCGCAGCCCGGCCATCATCAGCGGCGGCCAGCTTTCCACCCCCACGCGGATCACGAAATAGGTAGAACCCCAGATAAAATAGAGCGCAAACAGGGCTGCGATTAACGGCAGCAGGGAACGGGTAGCGGAGCCAGTCATAGGAATAACTTATTAGCGTGATAACGAAGGCAAACAGTTAACGCTATCCGCCTGATTTCCGGCAAGGGAATCTGTGCGATCGCGTCAAAATGTTGCTAAAAAGTTTCTGCATATGACAAAAAATAAGAGACGTTAGCGGATAACGTAATTAGCGCATGAATAGTGTGTTGCAGGAGGAGGTAAACAATTTATAATTCGTCGTTCAAATTTCCGAGGTACTGCACATGAATTCGCTTGGCAAAAAATTATTTATCGCTCTGTTCGGCCTGATGGCAATTGGCGCAATTGGTGGCGTGATGGTCGCGGGCTATGCGGTGGTGATTCAGGACGACGCCAAACCGGTGAGCGATAACGATGCCCCTTCCGTGGTTCCGGCGCCGTCTTCAACGTCAGCGCACTGATTCACCGCCAGACCGCTGCTGCCACCGTTGCAGCCAGCGGCTCCAGCGTTCAAACAGCATATCCACGCAAATCGCCAGCAGCGCGACAATCACTGCGCCCTGCAAAACATACGCCGTATTAAAGCCGCTCAGACCGATAATAATCGGCGACCCCAGGCTTGATGTGCCGACCGTTGACGCAATCGCCGCCGTCCCGATATTAATGATCACTGAGGTACGGATACCGGCAATAATCACCGGTGCGGCCAGCGGGATTTCGACCTTTCTCAGCATCTGCCAGCGGCTCATCCCGACGCCCTGCGCAATTTCGCGTGCCGACGCAGGCACCGATTCAATCCCGGCAATCGTTCCCTGCAAAATGGGCAGCAATCCGTAAAGCACCAGCGCAATAATCGCCGGTTTTTCGCTGAATCCCATCACCGGCACCGCCACCGCCAGCACGGCAACTGGCGGAAAAGTCTGCCCCATCGCCACCAGCGTTTCGACCAGCGAGCGGAATTCCTTACCCGCCGGACGCGTCACGCCCACGCCCGCCGCCACGCCAATCACTACCGCAATCAGGCTCGAAACGCCGACCAGCAGCAGGTGCGCTTCCACCAGCGAGGCGAAACTTTCCTGCTGATACACCGGTCTGCTGAGTTCGGGGAACATCCAGTGGAACAGACCGCCGAGCGACGTCATCCCGAAAATCAGCGCCAGTAAGAGTGCCAGTACCCAGAGGAAAGGATCCGTGAAAACTCGCCGTAACACGTGTTTCATACACCGTTCCCTGTCGTCGTCAGATCCGCAAAATGCAGCACACCGACCGGCTGCCCCTGCTCATCCACCACCGGCAATTGCTGAACCTGCTGCGCAACAAACTTTGACAGCGCCTGACTCAGGCTCATCGACGCCACCAGCGGTTTTTCGCTACCGGCGTAAAATTCGCCCTGTCGCGTGCGCGAACCGACTTCCTGTAAAGACAGCAAACGGATCCCCATATCGCTGCCGCCAAAGAAATCGCGCACGAACGGCGTCGCCGGTTTGGTCAGTAA from Rahnella sikkimica encodes the following:
- a CDS encoding ABC transporter permease, whose translation is MKHVLRRVFTDPFLWVLALLLALIFGMTSLGGLFHWMFPELSRPVYQQESFASLVEAHLLLVGVSSLIAVVIGVAAGVGVTRPAGKEFRSLVETLVAMGQTFPPVAVLAVAVPVMGFSEKPAIIALVLYGLLPILQGTIAGIESVPASAREIAQGVGMSRWQMLRKVEIPLAAPVIIAGIRTSVIINIGTAAIASTVGTSSLGSPIIIGLSGFNTAYVLQGAVIVALLAICVDMLFERWSRWLQRWQQRSGGESVR